Proteins co-encoded in one Arachis hypogaea cultivar Tifrunner chromosome 11, arahy.Tifrunner.gnm2.J5K5, whole genome shotgun sequence genomic window:
- the LOC140176148 gene encoding uncharacterized protein → MVITARIGTGLVKRILIDTGADSNIMFRNVFDALGLRDADLATHQHGVVGLGDHFIKPDGIISLPTSMGQGQRRRTVIADFVILRDSTAYNVILGRKAINDLGAAISTRLLVMKFVADDGSVGSIRGDLETAVACDHATLSLRKKSKEASGVFLADLDARIEDKPRPEPEGDLEKFRVGDGDEKFTFVNRNLPHELKEPLMEMIRANADLFAWTPADMPGIDPQLMSHHLAVKPEAKPVAQRKRKMSQEWAEEVASLLEAGFIRELDYSTWLSNVVLVKKHNGRWRMCVDYSDLNKRLMNKIFSELIGKTVEVYVDDILAKTTRPDDLLSDLGGVFASLRQHGMRLNPLKCAFAMEAGKFLGFMITQRGVEANPEKCQAIL, encoded by the exons ATGGTCATTACGGCCAGGATCGGAACAggcctcgtcaaacgaatcctgATAGATACGGGGGcagactcaaacatcatgtttAGAAACGTTTTCGATGCCCTGGGATTGAGAGATGCCGACCTggcgacccaccagcacggtgtggtaggaCTGggagaccacttcatcaagccggaTGGAATCATCTCGCTCCCGACCTCCATGGGTCAGGGGCAGAGACGAAGAACAGTCATAGCAGATTTCGTAATCTTACGGGATTCCACAGCTTATAACGTTATCTTGGGGAGGAAAGCCATCAACGACCTGGGGGCTGCCATTAGTACAAGGCTGCTCGTGATGAAGTTTGTTGCTGATGACGGATCCGTAGGATCTATCAGAGGAGACTTGGAAACGGCGGTTGCCTGCGACCACGCCACCCTCTCTCTGAGGAAAAAGTCCAAAGAAGCTTCAGGAGTTTTCCTCGCCGACCTGGACGCCAGGATAGAAGATAAGCCCAGACCTGAGCCAGAAGGGGATTTGGAAAAATTTAGGGTTGGTGATGGGGACGAGAAATTCACGTTCGTAAACAGAAATCTCCCCCATGAATTAAAGGAGCCTCTGATGGAGATGATCAGAGCCAATGCCGACCTCTTCGCTTGgacgccagccgacatgccggggatAGATCCCCAGCTCATGTCACACCATCTGGCCGTCAAACCAGAAGCCAAGCCAGTGgcccagaggaagagaaagatGTCACAGGAATgggcagaggaggtggccagcCTCCTTGAAGCGGGGTTCATCCGAGAACTGGACTACTCGACCTGGCTGTCGAACGTAGTTTTGGTGAAGAAACACAATGGGAGGTGGAGAATGTGTGTAGACTACTCTGACCtcaataag AGACTGATGAACAAAATATTCAGTGAGCTTATAGGCAAGAcagtggaagtctacgtggacgacatccttGCAAAAACCACACGGCCAGACGATCTCCTGAGTGACCTGGGAGGCGTATTTGCGTCCCTCcggcaacacggcatgaggcttaacCCGCTCAAATGCGCCTTCGCCATGGAGGCAGGAaagttcctgggattcatgatCACCCAAAGAGGAGTGGAAGCCAACCCCGAGAAATGCCAAGCGATTCTCTag